The sequence CTGTCCGAGAGGGCACGTGCCGGGCAGCGACGCACCACGGGGTAAGAGCTGAACGCATCTAAGCTCGAAACCCACTTGGAAAAGAGATACCATCGAGATCACTCGTAGAAGACGAGTTCGATAGACTCGGGATGTACGCACCAAGGCAACGAGGTGTTGAGTCCGCGAGCACTAACCGATCAAGCCACACACTCATATCGCATCTGGATCAGACCCGGAAACGGGTCCAGGCGCTAACTGGACTACACGTACAATCACGGTCACATACCACCGATATTGGTATTGCGGCGGTTCGATTCCGTCGATCGGCGTTGAGGCGGCCACAGCGGCGGGGTTCCACCCGTACCCATCCCGAACACGGTAGTTAAGCCCGCCTGCGTTTCGGTGAGTACTGGAGTGCGCGAGCCTCTGGGAGACCCGATTCGCCGCCATCCACTCATACTCTCATCATCACGCCCCGCACAGCACTGGCTGTGTGGGGCTACTCGTATTTATTCCGTAGTGATATCGCTACCAGTCGTGTTTATCTCTAGCCCTCGGCACAACGGTTCCCGTTCCAATCGGACCAAATATTTTTGGAGCGGGGCTTATTCGGGTGTGTGGAAAACCGTATAATATGGAATCAGAACGTCTCTCCTTGGACATCGTATACGGACTTCTTTCCGAGGCGCGCTGTCGATACCTCCTCTACTACTTTTTAAAGAATGACCACGCGAACATCGAGAGCATTTCCTTACAGATCGCCGCTTGGGAACAAGGCGAATCGATCGAGGTCGTCACCGAGGCGCAAAAACAACGTGTGACGACATCGCTGGTCCACAGCCATCTTCCGAAGCTCGAGGACCACGATCTCATCGAACACGACAATCGGACGGGGGACGTGATCGTTAGCGACGGGTTCGACGAGATCAGCGAAACCGTTCGTCAGGCGCGCGCGAGCGAAGACGAAGTCACGGTAACAGGGTCATCAATGGAATCGTTCCTGTACAGCGAACCGGTTCCCTCTTCGAACAGGGAGCAGTAGTAGAGCACGAGCGACTCGGCTCGCGTTCGGAAACCGCGAGTCTCTACCACGAGTCGACGCCGCGGAGACGGTCGCCCAAGGGGAATGGAGCGTGTGGGTGAGATACCCACAGTGATGAATGCTAACGCACAGGGTATTACACGTTTGCTCGACTTGCAGTGGATGAAAGCGGAGCTGCCGTTCGGAAATCGGTATCGCCCGGAACACTAACGTCCAGCCTCATCCCGTGGCGGCGTGCCGCGTCGGCTGGCTAACCCTCGTGCCGGGCGGAGAAGCGGTCGTGCTCCTCGAACGGGTGGGCGAGGCCCACCGGATATCGCGTGCCCGGGTTCGCCGTGCTGTCATCGCACCCGGATGGGTAGACTCGGACGGGGACTAAAGGCACGCACTGGCCTTAGGAGGTCGTCCGGTTTAACTCTTCCATCGTCCGATCGGTATCGGGTCCCTTTCAGTCGGGGTTCGGCGCTTCGGCGACGGTCCCCTCGTTTTCCGAAAGCCACTGGTCATAGGTTTCGGCGTCGACGACCACGATCTCACCTTGCATCCGCGAGTGGCCGGCGCCGCAGAACTCCGCACAGACCACGTCATAGCGGCCGGGTTCGTCGACGACGGTCCGTGCGCGAGTGTAGTCGCCGGGGAACGCGTCCTGTTTGACACCCAGATCCGGAATGAAAAGCGAGTGGATAACGTCGTCACTGGTCAGCCAGAACGTCACGTCCTCGCCGGCGGGAATCACGATCTGGTTTTCAGTCGTGACGTTGGCGTCTGGATAGGTTGCCTGCCACTCCCACTGATAGCCGCGGACGTGGACCTCTTCGTCGCCGGTATCGGGGAGGTCTTGGAATGAGTCGAACCCCTCTTGGCTTCGATCGTCGGTGTCGATTGCCTGCGACGGCGAGATATAGGGGTTGACGAGGACGGAGTAACCGGAGAGGCCGACGAACAGCAGGATAATCGCCGTCGCGGCGGTCCAGGTGATCTCGAGCGCGGGGTCCTCGGTCGTCGGCTGCGGATCGTCGTTGTCGTGGAACTTGACGGCCGCGTAGATCAGGATCATCAGGACGAACAGCGTAAGCGGCAGGGCCGCGTAGAGCAACTGATACTCGAGGCCATCGATGAGTTCGCGGTTGGGCGACTGCG comes from Haloterrigena salifodinae and encodes:
- a CDS encoding DUF7344 domain-containing protein, with product MESERLSLDIVYGLLSEARCRYLLYYFLKNDHANIESISLQIAAWEQGESIEVVTEAQKQRVTTSLVHSHLPKLEDHDLIEHDNRTGDVIVSDGFDEISETVRQARASEDEVTVTGSSMESFLYSEPVPSSNREQ
- the coxB gene encoding cytochrome c oxidase subunit II — encoded protein: MSSRRRTTVAFVAAALSALVALTSTVAAQSPNRELIDGLEYQLLYAALPLTLFVLMILIYAAVKFHDNDDPQPTTEDPALEITWTAATAIILLFVGLSGYSVLVNPYISPSQAIDTDDRSQEGFDSFQDLPDTGDEEVHVRGYQWEWQATYPDANVTTENQIVIPAGEDVTFWLTSDDVIHSLFIPDLGVKQDAFPGDYTRARTVVDEPGRYDVVCAEFCGAGHSRMQGEIVVVDAETYDQWLSENEGTVAEAPNPD